Proteins from a single region of Sediminitomix flava:
- a CDS encoding FixH family protein yields the protein MKKSNILHSLIFALVSLIFFSCTDESENNDSTPDMSMYEMIASEELSELNAVAHIYATEKLFAGYNKFVVALYDVETNELLSSSKVKLMPMMDMVEMGMMHSAPVDQPTVGDDNLYYGGIVFQMASMGDMGIWTLNLKVEDETQNISSTVEIEIEVMDKQSTYQGEDATYQTVIRRKLEDKTYIFSYYFVDGEPAVKSNDVVLTAHVMEDMMTFTPLTNLNVEWKPTMPSMGHGSPGNENPTEIKDGYYQGVLNFTMTGDWLVDLKISSDEMEYLNSLEDESHHSFYLEF from the coding sequence ATGAAAAAATCAAATATCCTTCATTCCCTAATTTTCGCCCTAGTAAGTTTAATATTCTTTTCTTGTACAGATGAGTCTGAAAATAATGATTCTACTCCAGATATGAGTATGTATGAGATGATTGCTTCAGAGGAACTATCAGAGTTGAATGCTGTAGCGCATATATATGCTACTGAGAAGTTATTTGCAGGATACAATAAGTTTGTTGTGGCTCTTTATGATGTTGAAACAAATGAATTGTTGTCATCGTCTAAAGTTAAACTTATGCCAATGATGGATATGGTTGAAATGGGGATGATGCATTCAGCACCTGTTGATCAGCCTACTGTTGGTGATGATAATTTGTACTATGGTGGAATTGTCTTCCAAATGGCAAGTATGGGAGATATGGGTATCTGGACATTGAACTTGAAAGTAGAAGACGAAACACAAAACATTTCATCTACTGTAGAAATTGAAATTGAAGTAATGGATAAGCAATCGACTTATCAAGGTGAAGATGCTACTTACCAAACTGTGATAAGAAGAAAACTTGAAGATAAAACATATATTTTCTCTTATTACTTTGTAGATGGAGAACCCGCAGTGAAAAGCAATGATGTGGTATTGACAGCTCACGTAATGGAAGATATGATGACATTTACTCCTCTGACAAACCTAAACGTTGAATGGAAACCAACAATGCCTTCTATGGGACATGGTTCTCCAGGAAATGAAAATCCTACAGAAATTAAAGATGGGTATTACCAAGGAGTTCTGAATTTCACAATGACAGGAGATTGGTTAGTCGATTTGAAAATTTCTTCTGATGAAATGGAATATCTAAATAGTTTAGAGGACGAATCACATCACTCTTTCTATTTAGAATTCTAA